The sequence below is a genomic window from Massilia oculi.
GAATGACTGTTGCTGGACCGATACGGCATTCCTGGTCAAGGCTTCGGCGCACGACTGCGAGGCGGCGATGAAGGCCTTCATCGTCTCTTCCATGATGATCCTGGAAGAGCTGATCCAGAGCTGCTCCAGGCTGGCGCGGGTCGAATCCGCGTAGACATTGGCGATCTTCAGGAATGTAGCTTGATAGGGCAGGGCGTTCAGCTGGACAGTCGCTGCGGTGAACTGCGGGTATGCGGTCGTCATGAAACATCCTCTCGGATAGAAGCAGGTTGAAGGAGAAACGTGCTCAGTGGGTCGCCGACCAGTATAGGCCGGGTATGGAACTTGTCCATGGTGTTGCTCAGTTGACGGGGCAGTCGGCCACCGAACATGGCTGCGGCGTCGTGGCGTGTCCGTCCCGGTAGGTGTCTCCGTGGACCCCGATGAGCAGGGAAGAAAAACATTTCGACAATAGTTCTTGATTTTTAAATCATGGCACACACTCTAAAAGAACAGGAATATCCGGCGCTCCATCGCAGTCATAGGCCTGCCGGCGTACCTGCGTCTTTGTGGAGGCATCTTTTTTAATCAACGAGGAGAGGTTGATATGAAAACGCTACTGATTTCTGTCACTTGCATTACTTTATTAGCAGCATGCAAGAATGACGTCCCTGCGCCGGAGACCACCGCGCCTTCGATGGAAGCACCCGCCAGCACCACGATGGAAACCCCGCCAGCCACCGTTCCGCCAGCCACCGTGAGTACGGAACCCACGGTACCGGCGACGACGCCTGCCAGCACACCCGCACCCGCAACCGCGTCCGAAGCCGGTACGGCATCATCGGGATCATCGGTCGCAGGCGCGGCGCAAGGAAGCGGCGGCGGGATGTACGTCGTGGAACGGGGAGATACCTTATGGAGTATTGCTGAGAAGAACGGGATCAACCATGGCGATCTCGCGACATGGAATAAAGTCAGCGACCCGAGGGAATTGCGGGTTGGCCAGGAACTGATGCTGTCGGCTCCGTGAATTCGTCCACCCGGGTCGACTGACCGGATAGCGTGCGCCTGGCCCTCAGCGGTCAGGCTGCGCCGTCCAATCGCCGCTCTTGCCGCCATGCTTTTCCAGCACGCGGATGTTGGTCATGACCATGCCGCGATCGACCGCCTTGCACATGTCGTACACGGTCAGCAAGCCCACCTGCACACTCGTCAACGCTTCCATTTCGACGCCGGTCTTGCCGATGGTTTCCACCTGCGCCCGGCAATGCACGCTGTTGGCCGCCTCGTCGATTTCGAAATCCACCGTCACGCGCGTGATCGGCAGCGGATGGCATAGCGGCACGAGGTCGCTGGTGCGCTTGGACGCCATGATTGCCGCGATGCGCGCGATCCCGATCACGTCGCCCTTCTTGGCATTGCCGGAGGTGATCAAGGCGAGCGTCTCCGGCTTCATGCGGATGGTCCCGGCCGCCACCGCGGTGCGGTGCGTGTCCTGTTTCGCGCCGACGTCGACCATATGGGCCTGGCCGGTGGCGTCGAAGTGGGTCAAGTGGTCAGCGGTCGGGATCGGATTCGTCATTACTCGGTCGGTGTATTCGGATTACAAAAAGGTTCGCCGGGCAGCAACATGCGCGCGGATGCAGGTATGATAGCACCGTGAAATCCGTCGTCCCTCCAGCAATGGCGCGCCGCTGGCGCTCCTCCTTGTCCGTCATGGCCTTGTGCATGGCGACCGCCTTCCCCGTCGCAGCGCAGTCCGACGTATTCAGGCGGCCCGATTCGACCCGCCTGCCCACGCTCGGCGACACCGCGCGCGGCGACCTGTCGCCCGTCGTCGAGCGCAAGCTGGGCGAGGAGTTCATGCGCGACGTCCGGCGCGACCGCGACTATCTCGACGATGAGCCGATCTCCGAATACCTGAACAATTTCGGCAACGGCCTGGTCGCCGCCGTGCCCGGCGCGCGCGGCGAGACCAATGCCGACTTTCACTTCTTCGCCGTGCGCGATCCGGCCCTGAACGCGTTCGCGATGCCGGGCGGCTTCATCGGCGCCCACTCGGGGCTGATCATCGCGGCCCAGACCGAATCGGAACTGGCCGGCGTGATGGCGCACGAGATCGGCCACGTCACCCAGCGCCATATCGCGCGCAGGATCGGCCAGCAGCGCCAGGACGTCCTGCTGCCGCTGGCGTCGATGATCCTGGCGGCGCTGGCGGCCCGGGCCAGCTCGGATGCGGCCATGGGCGTGCTGATGGGCGGCCAGGGTTTGGCCGTGCAGCGCCAGCTGAACTTCAGCCGCGACGCCGAGCGCGAGGCCGACCGAGTCGGCTTCCAGATCATGGAGGCGGGCGGCTACGACACCACCGGCATCGTCGCTTTCTTCCGGCGCCTGCAGGCCGCCTCCAGGCTGTATGGCGACCTGCCGCCCGGCCTTGCCAGCCTGAGCAGCCACCCGCTGACCCAGGAGCGCATCACCGACATGCAGGCGCGCATCCGCGAAATTCCCAAGAAGCAGCGCGTCGACAGCCTCGATTTTCATCTGGTGCGCGCCCGCGCGCGCGTCCTGCAGGACGGGAGCGAACAGGGCCGACGCGACACGCGCACCGCCTTCGAGGCCCAGCTCAAGGATCAGCCCCACCGCCAGTGGCAGGCCGGGGCCCAGTATGGCCTGTCCTACCTGGCGCTCAAGGAGAACGACCTGGCCGGCGCCCAGCGCTGGCTCGACAAGGCGATCGAGACCATGAAGCCGCGCGAGGGGGTACTGTCGGCGGCGCCGTCGAACGTGGGCGATGGCGCCACCATGTTCGCCGGGCTGGCGCTGGAGATCAAGATGGCGCCGGGCCAGCCGAGGTCCGTGCTGGAAGAAGCGGTCAAGCAAGCGGATGCGGCGCGCCAGCGCTACCCGCTGTCGCGCGCGCTCGCGCACCAGTACGCGCAGGCCCTGATCGCGACCGACCGCTTCGACGAGGCGGCGCTGTACCTGCGCGACCAGGCCCAGCAGTATCGGGAGGAACGCAAGCTGCACGATATGCTGGCCAGGACTTATGCCAAGCAGGGCAAGATCGCGCTGCAGCACATGTCGCTGGCGGAATCGTACGTGCTGGCCGGCGCCGTGCCGGCGGCGATGGCCCAGCTCGAACTGGCGCGCAAGGCCAGCGATGCGTCGTTCTACGACCAGGCCGTGATCGATGCGCGCGTGCGCGAACTGCAGGAGAAACAGAAGAAAGCGAAGGAAGAGGCCGAAGAGCGCTGACCGCGCCTACGGCGCCGGCGTCCGCTTGAATCCGAACCTGGCCGGCATCTCTTCGCCCACCACGCGCTCGACGGCAAGCCGGCGGCCAGCCCACGGCAGGACCAGGCGGCCGTCGCCACTTTCCAGCCACGCCATCACCGCCTCGTCCGAGGCCGCTGTGCCATCGAGCTCGAGCAGGCCCAGTACCTGGGCGACGTCGCGGTCATCCAGCTGCGCCACCGTCTCGCCCGCCACGAACACCAGCGCGCCGGCGTCGCTCAGGTAGACCCGCTCGACCTCCGCCAGCGCCTGCCCGGTCTGCAATACCAATCCCTGCTGCGGATCGGTGCGCGCGATGAAGGGCGTGGCCTCGAGGTTCACGTACACCCGCTGCGGCCCGTTCTGGAAATACCAGTTGCTGTGCTCGTCATGCAGGTAGTTGCGGTTGATGAAACCCACCAGCGCAGGATTGTTCAAGCGATCGCCCGGCACGCCCGCCCGCTGGGCCGCTTCGTCGCGCATGCGCCAGCCGCCGCGCGCGTCGAGCGCGAGCCAGCCGTAGCAGTGGGGCACGTTCGGCCACTTGGCCATTGCCTGTTTTACGATATCGTCCATTCAGGCAGCATCGCACGGTTCGGCCGGCAACAGCGCGCGCGTGCCATTGACGGAGTCAAAGTGGTGCAGGATGCGCCGCGGCAGCCAGTCGATCCGCCCCGGGAACGGGCCGACGGCAAAGCCGACGTGTCCACCCTGTTCGGGATACTCGAGCGTCACCGCGTTCGACGCCGACGTCGGCAGGTGAATGCCCGGCAGGAATGGATCGTTGCGGGCATTGAGCACCAGGGTCGGCACCGTGATGGCGTGCAGCACGTGGCGGGCGCTGGCGCGATGCCAGTAGTCGTCGGTGTTGCGGTAGCCGTGCAGGGGCGCCGTGACGACGTTGTCGAAGGCGTACAGATCGCGCGCCGCGAGCAGGGCGGTGCGGTCGAATAGGCCAGGAAATTGCT
It includes:
- the moaC gene encoding cyclic pyranopterin monophosphate synthase MoaC, with amino-acid sequence MTNPIPTADHLTHFDATGQAHMVDVGAKQDTHRTAVAAGTIRMKPETLALITSGNAKKGDVIGIARIAAIMASKRTSDLVPLCHPLPITRVTVDFEIDEAANSVHCRAQVETIGKTGVEMEALTSVQVGLLTVYDMCKAVDRGMVMTNIRVLEKHGGKSGDWTAQPDR
- a CDS encoding beta-barrel assembly-enhancing protease → MARRWRSSLSVMALCMATAFPVAAQSDVFRRPDSTRLPTLGDTARGDLSPVVERKLGEEFMRDVRRDRDYLDDEPISEYLNNFGNGLVAAVPGARGETNADFHFFAVRDPALNAFAMPGGFIGAHSGLIIAAQTESELAGVMAHEIGHVTQRHIARRIGQQRQDVLLPLASMILAALAARASSDAAMGVLMGGQGLAVQRQLNFSRDAEREADRVGFQIMEAGGYDTTGIVAFFRRLQAASRLYGDLPPGLASLSSHPLTQERITDMQARIREIPKKQRVDSLDFHLVRARARVLQDGSEQGRRDTRTAFEAQLKDQPHRQWQAGAQYGLSYLALKENDLAGAQRWLDKAIETMKPREGVLSAAPSNVGDGATMFAGLALEIKMAPGQPRSVLEEAVKQADAARQRYPLSRALAHQYAQALIATDRFDEAALYLRDQAQQYREERKLHDMLARTYAKQGKIALQHMSLAESYVLAGAVPAAMAQLELARKASDASFYDQAVIDARVRELQEKQKKAKEEAEER
- a CDS encoding LysM peptidoglycan-binding domain-containing protein, whose amino-acid sequence is MKTLLISVTCITLLAACKNDVPAPETTAPSMEAPASTTMETPPATVPPATVSTEPTVPATTPASTPAPATASEAGTASSGSSVAGAAQGSGGGMYVVERGDTLWSIAEKNGINHGDLATWNKVSDPRELRVGQELMLSAP
- a CDS encoding DUF2946 family protein, whose product is MDDIVKQAMAKWPNVPHCYGWLALDARGGWRMRDEAAQRAGVPGDRLNNPALVGFINRNYLHDEHSNWYFQNGPQRVYVNLEATPFIARTDPQQGLVLQTGQALAEVERVYLSDAGALVFVAGETVAQLDDRDVAQVLGLLELDGTAASDEAVMAWLESGDGRLVLPWAGRRLAVERVVGEEMPARFGFKRTPAP